In Rutidosis leptorrhynchoides isolate AG116_Rl617_1_P2 chromosome 2, CSIRO_AGI_Rlap_v1, whole genome shotgun sequence, one genomic interval encodes:
- the LOC139891756 gene encoding histone-lysine N-methyltransferase, H3 lysine-9 specific SUVH6-like yields the protein MVVEDGKTAKLKPRKKVHNIGQACQALAACTRDNIMEKTCSDDEDSEDEKFQDDKEKDILKVEDQRVGYKRSVKKKPVNDDDVRFSAERIPFVLALKAASFCASVALEKDAGSKAKGSVNLKTPKLRNEKKGVLGGSKSTGKVAYTGTHEMVVKKVVDDDDDDNDFVLDTDEQEHRRLVLGLKAPKAPSLSAPQIRASMKAKTPVKRKREIQKKVVREKLKNKIDAYTGTLDMVVRDEEDFILGTEGQEEFINLDRNHEFDVTLPPLGPRSSNDARNKVREVLRLFQLICRKILQGEEAKNNDLTSEAPIKRVDLAARAVIEKKGRALDLGVKTYGPVPGVEVGDEFQYRVELTLVGIHRVFQAGIDYVKQGKHIVAVSIVASGGYDNEVDKPDCLVYSGAGGVTKDKTFFDQTLERGNLALKNSMDLKIPVRVIRGYKASSDLKSKIMTTYIYDGLYTVDRYWQEPGPNGNLVYKFELKRNAGQPELALREVKSKKFKTREGVVEIDIANGKEPFRISAINTIDNEKPPVFTYVTNIMYPDWYRPVLTKGCDCVGRCSTKKCSCGVKNGGEIPYNHNGAIVEAKPLVYECGPHCKCPPNCYNRVTQHGMKIQLEIFKTESRGWGVRSLSSISSGTFICEYIGELLEDTEAEKRTGNDEYLFDIGQNYSNCPVTTDTKSEEIVDSEGFTIDAANYGNVGRFINHSCSPNLYAQNVLFDQEDKRMPHIMLFAAENIPPLQELTYHYNYEVDTVHDSDGNIKVKNCYCGSAECTGRLY from the coding sequence ATGGTGGTTGAAGATGGAAAAACTGCAAAGCTTAAACCTAGAAAGAAGGTGCATAATATAGGTCAAGCGTGTCAGGCGCTTGCGGCCTGCACACGTGACAATATAATGGAAAAAACATGTTCAGATGATGAAGATTCAGAGGATGAGAAGTTTCAAGATGATAAGGAGAAGGATATATTGAAGGTTGAAGATCAAAGAGTGGGGTACAAGAGAAGTGTTAAAAAGAAGccggtgaatgatgatgatgtgagATTTAGTGCAGAACGGATTCCTTTTGTGTTGGCTTTAAAAGCTGCCTCATTTTGTGCATCAGTAGCTCTTGAAAAGGATGCAGGGAGCAAGGCGAAAGGAAGTGTAAATTTAAAGACACCAAAACTAAGAAATGAAAAAAAAGGTGTTTTGGGAGGATCAAAGTCAACCGGGAAAGTTGCTTATACTGGTACGCATGAAATGGTTGTTAAAAAAgtagtagatgatgatgatgatgataatgattttgTTTTAGACACTGATGAACAAGAACATAGAAGGTTAGTGCTTGGTTTGAAGGCTCCGAAGGCTCCATCACTATCTGCACCACAAATTCGAGCTTCAATGAAAGCCAAAACGCCCGTGAAAAGAAAACGAGAAATTCAAAAAAAAGTTGTTCGGGAGAAGTTGAAGAATAAAATTGATGCTTATACTGGTACACTTGATATGGTTGTGAGGGATGAAGAAGACTTTATTTTAGGTACTGAAGGACAAGAGGAATTTATTAACTTGGACCGAAATCATGAATTTGATGTGACATTACCTCCGTTGGGTCCGAGAAGTTCGAATGATGCACGAAACAAAGTTAGGGAAGTTCTTAGGCTTTTTCAACTTATATGTCGGAAAATTTTGCAGGGTGAAGAAGCAAAAAACAATGATTTGACATCTGAAGCACCAATCAAGCGAGTTGATCTTGCAGCAAGAGCAGTTATTGAGAAAAAAGGTCGAGCGCTTGACTTAGGTGTAAAAACGTACGGACCCGTACCAGGCGTTGAAGTTGGAGACGAGTTTCAGTACCGGGTCGAGCTCACTTTGGTTGGTATTCATCGTGTATTTCAGGCGGGTATAGATTATGTTAAGCAGGGTAAACATATTGTAGCAGTTAGTATTGTTGCTTCAGGTGGTTATGATAATGAAGTTGATAAACCAGATTGTTTAGTATACTCGGGTGCAGGTGGGGTCACAAAAGATAAGACTTTTTTTGACCAAACCCTTGAAAGAGGAAATTTAGCTTTGAAGAACAGTATGGATTTGAAGATTCCTGTACGGGTTATTCGTGGATATAAAGCATCTTCTGATTTAAAATCTAAGATAATGACAACATATATATACGACGGGTTATATACAGTGGACCGTTACTGGCAGGAGCCTGGCCCGAATGGCAACTTAGTTTATAAATTTGAGTTGAAGAGAAATGCGGGCCAACCTGAACTTGCGTTACGTGAAGTGAAATCAAAGAAATTCAAGACACGAGAAGGCGTTGTTGAAATTGatatagctaatggtaaagaaccATTTCGAATATCTGCTATTAACACAATCGATAACGAAAAACCGCCTGTGTTCACTTACGTTACAAATATCATGTATCCCGATTGGTACCGTCCCGTTCTTACAAAAGGGTGCGATTGTGTTGGTCGGTGTTCTACCAAGAAATGCTCGTGTGGTGTCAAAAACGGTGGCGAGATTCCTTACAATCATAACGGTGCAATAGTTGAAGCAAAGCCGCTCGTTTACGAGTGTGGCCCGCATTGTAAATGTCCTCCTAACTGTTACAATCGGGTCACCCAACACGGTATGAAAATTCAGCTGGAGATTTTTAAAACTGAATCACGGGGGTGGGGGGTTAGGTCATTAAGTTCAATATCTTCGGGAACATTTATATGTGAGTATATAGGAGAACTTCTAGAAGATACCGAAGCTGAGAAACGAACAGGTAACGATGAGTACTTATTTGATATAGGGCAAAATTATAGCAATTGTCCTGTCACAACCGATACGAAATCTGAGGAGATTGTTGATTCAGAAGGGTTCACTATTGATGCTGCAAATTATGGTAATGTGGGTAGGTTTATAAACCATAGTTGTTCACCAAATCTGTATGCCCAGAATGTACTTTTTGATCAGGAGGATAAAAGAATGCCGCATATTATGCTTTTTGCTGCTGAGAATATTCCACCGTTACAGGAGTTGACGTATCATTACAATTATGAGGTGGATACGGTTCATGATTCGGATGGGAATATAAAGGTCAAGAATTGCTATTGTGGTTCTGCTGAATGTACAGGAAGACTATATTAG